One genomic segment of Burkholderia pyrrocinia includes these proteins:
- the murG gene encoding undecaprenyldiphospho-muramoylpentapeptide beta-N-acetylglucosaminyltransferase: MTSSRRTLMVMAGGTGGHVFPGLAVAHRMEAAGWRVVWLGNPAGMEATLVPKHGIPMEYVRFGGLRGKGLKTKLTLPFNLLRACWQSLGALRRVRPDVVLGMGGYITFPAGVMAALSGRPLVLHEQNSIAGLTNKVLAKFAKRVLVAFPGALPHAEWTGNPIRAELARTEAPKARYASRGGPLNVLVVGGSLGAAALNEVVPRALAMLAPGERPRVVHQAGAKHIDALKANYEAAGFAAGEDVRLVPFIDDMAAAYAAADLVICRSGAMTVSEIAAVGVAALFVPFPYAVDDHQTTNAAFLADAGAAVLVQQRDLSAELLADWLRGQSRASLASMAERSRSLAKPEATDEVARVCAKAAGANLETLQ; this comes from the coding sequence ATGACCTCCTCGCGACGCACGCTGATGGTGATGGCAGGCGGCACCGGGGGCCACGTGTTCCCGGGGCTCGCGGTCGCGCACCGGATGGAAGCGGCGGGCTGGCGCGTCGTATGGCTCGGCAATCCGGCCGGGATGGAAGCGACGCTCGTGCCGAAGCACGGCATTCCGATGGAATACGTGCGGTTCGGCGGGCTGCGCGGCAAGGGCCTGAAGACCAAGCTGACGCTGCCGTTCAACCTGCTGCGCGCGTGCTGGCAGAGCCTCGGCGCGCTGCGCCGCGTGCGACCGGACGTCGTGCTCGGGATGGGCGGCTACATCACGTTCCCGGCGGGCGTGATGGCCGCGCTGTCGGGGCGTCCGCTCGTGCTGCACGAACAGAATTCGATCGCAGGCCTGACGAACAAGGTGCTCGCGAAATTCGCGAAACGCGTGCTCGTCGCGTTCCCGGGCGCACTGCCGCACGCGGAATGGACGGGCAACCCGATTCGCGCGGAACTTGCGCGCACGGAAGCGCCCAAAGCACGCTATGCATCGCGCGGCGGCCCGCTGAACGTGCTGGTCGTCGGCGGCAGCCTCGGCGCGGCCGCGCTGAACGAAGTCGTGCCGCGCGCGCTGGCGATGCTGGCGCCGGGCGAACGCCCGCGCGTCGTGCACCAGGCCGGCGCGAAGCATATCGACGCGCTGAAGGCGAATTACGAAGCGGCCGGTTTCGCGGCCGGCGAAGACGTGCGGCTCGTGCCGTTCATCGACGACATGGCGGCCGCGTATGCGGCGGCGGATCTCGTGATCTGCCGGTCGGGCGCGATGACGGTGTCGGAGATCGCGGCGGTGGGCGTGGCGGCGCTGTTCGTGCCGTTCCCGTACGCGGTCGACGATCACCAGACGACCAACGCCGCGTTCCTCGCCGATGCGGGCGCGGCGGTGCTGGTGCAACAACGCGACCTGTCGGCGGAACTGCTCGCCGACTGGCTGCGCGGCCAGTCGCGGGCATCGCTCGCGAGCATGGCGGAACGTTCGCGCTCGCTGGCGAAGCCCGAGGCCACCGACGAAGTCGCGCGCGTGTGCGCGAAGGCGGCCGGCGCGAACCTGGAAACATTGCAATGA
- the ftsW gene encoding putative lipid II flippase FtsW: MSWSDRLVSRFNDRRDAGGNAAGGRVASATRAATGGLASVVNGVRPSRSRMLDFDYSLLWVAIALLGLGVVMVYSASIAMPDSPKYASYHDYAFLMRHCVSLVVAFIAAVIAFRVPVSTWDKYAPHLFLIALVSLVIVLIPHVGKGVNGARRWIPLGITNMQPSEVMKLAVTIYAANYTVRKQEYMQSFAKGFLPMACAVGLVGALLLLEPDMGAFMVIAAIAMGVLFLGGVNGKLFGGLVATAVGTFTMLVWLSPWRRERIFAYLDPWDERYAQGKAYQLTHSLIAFGRGEWFGVGLGGSVEKLNYLPEAHTDFILAVIGEELGFVGVMVVILLFYWIVRRAFEIGRQALALDRTFAGLTAKGIGIWFGAQAFINMGVNLGLLPTKGLTLPLVSYGGSGILLNCVALAVLLRVDYENRVLMRGGKI, from the coding sequence ATGAGCTGGTCCGATCGCCTCGTCTCCCGTTTCAACGACCGGCGCGATGCCGGCGGCAACGCCGCGGGCGGCCGCGTCGCGTCGGCCACGCGCGCCGCGACGGGCGGCCTCGCGAGCGTCGTCAACGGCGTGCGCCCGAGCCGCTCGCGGATGCTCGACTTCGACTACTCGCTGCTGTGGGTGGCAATCGCGCTGCTCGGGCTTGGCGTCGTGATGGTGTATTCGGCGTCGATCGCGATGCCCGATTCGCCGAAATACGCGTCGTATCACGATTACGCGTTCCTGATGCGCCACTGCGTATCGCTCGTCGTCGCGTTCATCGCGGCGGTGATCGCGTTCCGCGTGCCGGTGTCGACGTGGGACAAGTACGCGCCGCATCTCTTCCTGATCGCGCTCGTCAGCCTCGTGATCGTGCTGATCCCGCACGTCGGCAAGGGCGTGAACGGTGCACGCCGCTGGATTCCGCTCGGCATCACGAACATGCAGCCGTCGGAAGTCATGAAGCTCGCGGTGACGATCTACGCGGCGAACTACACGGTGCGCAAGCAGGAATACATGCAGAGCTTCGCGAAGGGCTTCCTGCCGATGGCTTGCGCAGTGGGCCTCGTCGGCGCGCTGCTGCTGCTCGAGCCGGACATGGGCGCGTTCATGGTGATCGCCGCGATCGCGATGGGCGTGCTGTTCCTCGGCGGTGTGAACGGCAAGCTGTTCGGCGGCCTCGTCGCGACGGCGGTCGGCACGTTCACGATGCTCGTGTGGCTGTCGCCGTGGCGTCGCGAGCGGATCTTCGCGTATCTCGATCCGTGGGACGAGCGCTACGCGCAGGGCAAGGCCTACCAGCTCACGCACTCGCTGATCGCGTTCGGCCGCGGCGAGTGGTTCGGCGTCGGCCTCGGCGGCAGCGTCGAGAAGCTCAACTACCTGCCCGAAGCGCATACCGACTTCATCCTCGCGGTGATCGGCGAGGAACTCGGTTTCGTCGGCGTGATGGTCGTGATCCTGCTGTTCTACTGGATCGTGCGCCGCGCGTTCGAGATCGGTCGCCAGGCGCTTGCGCTCGACCGCACGTTCGCGGGGCTGACGGCGAAGGGCATCGGTATCTGGTTCGGCGCGCAGGCGTTCATCAACATGGGCGTGAACCTCGGGCTGCTGCCGACCAAGGGCCTGACGCTGCCGCTGGTGAGCTACGGCGGTTCCGGCATTCTGCTGAATTGCGTCGCGCTCGCGGTGCTGCTGCGGGTCGACTACGAGAACCGGGTGCTGATGCGCGGAGGGAAGATATGA
- the murD gene encoding UDP-N-acetylmuramoyl-L-alanine--D-glutamate ligase, which yields MFGDRQRPMVLVLGLGESGLAIARWCARHGCRLRIADTREAPPNLAALQAEGIDAEFVGGPFTPTLLDGGVEIVGLSPGLSPLEPALAALVAAANERGIAVWGELEFFAQALRALGTSGYLPKVLAITGTNGKTTTTSLTGLLCQRAGKKVAVAGNISPAMLDRLAGAIDETALPDVWVLELSSFQLETARTFAPDAAALLNITQDHLDWHGSFDAYAQAKGRIFGATTTRVLNRDDAAVMKFAPAAGVADAPRTVTFGLNEPTQDGDYGLSRDNGIAWLVEAVDRDAPDEATTSRRRKRDAAHTPDIAQKRLMPADALRIRGLHNAANALAAFALARAIDLPAAPLLHALREYRGEAHRVEVIATIDDVDYVDDSKGTNVGATVAALDGLAQKIVLIAGGDGKGQDFAPLVAPVARWCRAVMLIGRDAPAIRDTLAETGVPLADHATLEGAVHAAADLAEPGDAVLLSPACASLDMFRNYAHRADVFRAAVDEIAIDKGATP from the coding sequence ATGTTTGGAGATCGGCAACGGCCGATGGTGCTCGTACTGGGGCTCGGGGAATCGGGTCTCGCGATCGCGCGATGGTGCGCGAGGCACGGGTGCCGGCTGCGGATTGCCGATACCCGCGAGGCGCCGCCCAACCTTGCCGCGCTGCAGGCCGAAGGCATCGATGCCGAATTCGTCGGCGGGCCATTTACGCCCACGCTGCTCGACGGCGGCGTCGAGATCGTCGGGCTGAGCCCCGGCCTGTCGCCGCTCGAACCGGCACTCGCGGCGCTGGTCGCGGCCGCGAACGAGCGCGGGATCGCGGTGTGGGGCGAGCTGGAATTCTTCGCGCAGGCGCTGCGCGCGCTCGGCACGAGCGGCTACCTGCCGAAGGTGCTCGCGATCACGGGCACCAACGGCAAGACCACGACGACGAGCCTCACGGGCCTGCTGTGCCAGCGCGCGGGCAAGAAGGTCGCCGTCGCGGGCAACATCAGCCCGGCGATGCTCGACCGGCTCGCGGGCGCGATCGACGAAACGGCGCTGCCCGACGTGTGGGTGCTCGAACTGTCGAGCTTCCAGCTCGAGACCGCGCGCACGTTCGCGCCGGATGCGGCCGCGCTCCTCAACATCACGCAGGACCACCTCGACTGGCACGGCAGCTTCGATGCGTACGCGCAGGCAAAGGGCCGGATCTTCGGCGCGACGACGACGCGCGTGCTGAACCGCGACGATGCGGCCGTGATGAAGTTCGCGCCGGCAGCGGGCGTGGCCGACGCGCCGCGCACGGTCACGTTCGGCCTGAACGAGCCGACGCAGGACGGCGACTACGGGCTGTCGCGCGACAACGGCATCGCATGGCTGGTGGAAGCCGTCGATCGCGACGCGCCGGATGAAGCGACGACGAGCCGCCGGCGCAAGCGCGACGCCGCGCATACGCCCGACATCGCGCAGAAGCGCTTGATGCCGGCCGATGCGCTGCGCATTCGCGGGCTGCACAACGCGGCGAACGCGCTTGCCGCGTTCGCGCTCGCGCGTGCGATCGACCTGCCGGCCGCGCCGCTGCTGCATGCGCTGCGCGAATACCGCGGCGAAGCGCATCGCGTCGAAGTGATCGCGACGATCGACGACGTGGACTACGTCGACGACAGCAAGGGCACGAACGTCGGCGCGACGGTTGCCGCGCTCGACGGGCTCGCGCAGAAGATCGTGCTGATCGCGGGCGGCGACGGCAAGGGTCAGGATTTCGCGCCGCTGGTCGCGCCGGTCGCGCGCTGGTGCCGCGCGGTGATGCTGATCGGCCGCGATGCGCCGGCGATCCGCGACACGCTCGCCGAAACGGGCGTACCGCTCGCCGATCATGCGACGCTCGAAGGCGCGGTGCACGCGGCGGCCGACCTGGCTGAGCCAGGAGATGCGGTGCTGCTGTCGCCTGCGTGCGCGAGCCTCGACATGTTCAGGAACTACGCCCATCGCGCGGATGTGTTCCGCGCGGCGGTCGACGAAATCGCCATCGACAAAGGAGCGACGCCATGA
- the mraY gene encoding phospho-N-acetylmuramoyl-pentapeptide-transferase: MLLALAQWLQGDASFLRLFTYLTFRAVMATITALGIGLVCGPWVIRKLTQMKVGQAVRKDGPQTHLVKSGTPTMGGVLILIGIAVATLLWGDLTNRFIWIVMLVTFGFGVIGWVDDYRKVVHKDPRGMSSREKYFWQSVIGLFAAVYLAFSVSEANNVRVFDLFMAWVRSGLSMGLPARADLMLPFLKSISYPLGVWGFIVLTYFVIVGASNAVNLTDGLDGLVIMPVVLVGASLGVFAYVMGSAVYSKYLLFPHIPGAGELLIFCSAMGGAGLAFLWYNTHPAQVFMGDVGALALGGALGTVAVIVRQEIVLFIMGGIFVAETLSVMLQVSWFKYTKKRYGEGRRLLKMAPLHHHFELSGWKETQVVVRFWIITLMLCLFGLTTLKLR; encoded by the coding sequence ACGTTCCGTGCGGTGATGGCCACCATCACCGCGCTCGGGATCGGGCTCGTGTGCGGACCGTGGGTGATCCGCAAGCTGACGCAAATGAAGGTCGGGCAGGCCGTGCGCAAGGACGGCCCGCAGACGCACCTCGTCAAGTCCGGCACGCCGACGATGGGCGGCGTGCTGATCCTGATCGGCATCGCGGTCGCGACGTTGCTGTGGGGCGACCTGACGAACCGTTTCATCTGGATCGTGATGCTCGTCACGTTCGGTTTCGGCGTGATCGGCTGGGTCGACGATTACCGCAAGGTCGTCCACAAGGACCCGCGCGGGATGTCGTCGCGCGAGAAGTATTTCTGGCAGTCGGTGATCGGGCTGTTCGCGGCCGTCTACCTCGCCTTCAGCGTGTCCGAGGCGAACAACGTGCGCGTGTTCGACCTGTTCATGGCGTGGGTGCGCAGCGGCCTGTCGATGGGGCTGCCGGCACGCGCCGACCTGATGCTGCCGTTCCTGAAGTCGATCAGCTACCCGCTCGGCGTATGGGGCTTCATCGTGCTGACCTACTTCGTGATCGTCGGCGCGAGCAACGCGGTGAACCTGACCGACGGCCTCGACGGCCTCGTGATCATGCCGGTCGTGCTGGTCGGCGCGTCGCTGGGTGTGTTCGCGTACGTGATGGGCAGCGCGGTCTATTCAAAATACCTGCTGTTCCCGCACATCCCGGGCGCGGGCGAACTGCTGATCTTCTGTTCCGCGATGGGCGGGGCAGGGCTCGCGTTCCTCTGGTACAACACGCACCCCGCGCAGGTATTCATGGGCGACGTGGGCGCGCTGGCGCTCGGCGGCGCGCTCGGCACGGTCGCGGTGATCGTGCGCCAGGAAATCGTGCTGTTCATCATGGGCGGCATCTTCGTCGCGGAAACGCTGTCGGTGATGCTGCAGGTTTCGTGGTTCAAGTACACGAAGAAGCGCTACGGCGAAGGGCGGCGCCTGCTGAAGATGGCGCCGCTGCATCACCATTTCGAATTGTCCGGCTGGAAGGAAACGCAGGTGGTGGTGCGTTTCTGGATCATCACGTTGATGCTGTGCCTGTTCGGTCTGACCACCCTCAAGCTGCGGTAA